GCAACGCAGCCCTAGCAGTGATGACGGCGGAATACATAAAGACTTATTTTTCTTTCCAGATTGAATCCGGCCATGTATATGAAGGTCTAAAAAATGCCTATTGGCCGGGGCGCTTTGAAACCATATTGGAACAGCCTACTATAATAGTAGACGGGGCCCATAATCGGGAAGGGATTGAAGCATTAACCGAAACGCTTAAAACCAGATATCCAAACAATAGGATAAAAGTCCTGTTCGCAGGACTGAATGACAAGCCATTACAGCCCATGCTTTCCCTATTAAATGAAGTCGCAAATTCTCTTTACGTAACATCTTTTGATTTTCCAAGAGCGGCATCTGCCAATGAATTAAAGGCAGCCCTACCTAACCGTTCTGTTTATGTGGCAGAGGATTGGAAGGCTTGGATTGACAGGGAAAAAGAACATATGGATGATCAGGAGATTCTTATAGTTACCGGCTCGCTTTATTTTATTTCAGAGGTAAAAAAATACTTTAAATAAGCAAAAGTATGAAATAAAAGAAATATGTGACAAATTAAAAATATTTTGGTAAAGTTAATTTATTATTAAGACTTTTTGACTAGATTTTCTGGGGAGGAGGGAAATAAAAAAGATGGTTTCTTCTGCAAAAAAAATTGTAATTTGGACGATTTGGACTATTTTAATTCCAGCCGGTATAGTAGCAGCCTATTTTTATTTTCCTCCTCTCTTACCTGAACGGCCAACTGATATGCTGTGGTTCCTCGGCTTAATGATCGGCGCAGCTTTAATGCCGTTTGTTGTGAACCGTACAACGATTGCTTTTGTACAATGGATATCTATGACCGTGTTCCTTTTGTATGGTTTATTTATTGAAATTCTCTTTATGCATATCTTTCTGGTTTTCCTCCTATTACGAACAAAAACGAGAAAAGGAGATCTCTACCGCTATCCGCTTAATTCAATCATGATTTACATTGTTTCTTTGTTAAGCGGCTTAAGCTTTTATGCTCTCGGCGGAGATCATCAGACGTTTACCCTTGAAAAACCCTTCGATCTGTTATTGGTGATTGGATATACCCTCATCTATTTTGTTGGCAATCAAGCGAGCTTAATGCTATTTTCACGCTTATTTTATAATGTAAAAAGAAGGCTAATGGGTAAGGATATAGTCTGGGAACTGGCTTCTTTAGTAGTCATTGTTCCTTTAGGAATGGCCTTATTTATTTTATATAAAGAAATAGGTGTTATCTCTACTGTTTTATTAGGGATCCCATTTTTTAGTGTTGCCTTTATTTTAAGACTCTACTATTCTACCGATATCGTGAATGATCATTTGCAGCTGGCTACAGAGATTGGGCATGAGCTAACGCAAAGTTTAAAAGCGAGAGAAGTTGTCGATCTCTTTATGAAGCGGATTACAACGATTGTCCCTGTCAGTCATGCCTATATCTTAGATGTGATAGACAATAAAGAACTCCAACTGATCCGCCGCTATGAAGATGGTGAAAATAAAAGCTTAGATATTGAGCCTCTTCTTCGCTATGAAGGAATCAGCGGAATGGTTTGGGGAACAAAGAAGGCGGTCCTGTATTCTTCTAAAGCAGAATGGGAATCGGTTGCAAAAGGCTACATGCCAGAAAGTGTTGAAAGTATTCTTTGTGTCCCTATTATGCGGAATCAAAAGGTAGTAGGCGTATTGCTGTTAGCGACAACAGAGAAACGGGCTTATGTAAAATACCAGCTTATGATTGTTGATATTTTATGCTCATATTTAGCGATTGCTTTAGAGAACGCACGTAACTATGAACTTACAAAAAAAGAGAGCGAACGCTGTGCCTTAACCGGTTTATATAATTACCGCTATTTTGAGAGATTGATTGAACAAGAATATCAAATGCTACTGGAGCGTAAATACGATAATTTATCATTAATTCTAATTGATATTGACCACTTTAAATCAATTAATGATACATATGGCCATCAAAGCGGAAATGAAGTGTTGCGAGCGATTGCCGATCGGCTTCAGCAATTTATTGGCGATACAGGGATAGTGGCTAGATATGGCGGAGAAGAATTTGTGATTCTCCTGCCGAATATTTCTAAAAAAGAAGCTTTATCCATTGCGGAAACATTGCGGATTATGATTGCTAATCGTCCATTTATATTAGAGCAGCAATTAATCCAAAACCGCAAAAGGTCTTTTATTCGCATTACCGCAAGTATCGGAGTCGCCAATGCACCCGAAGATGCCGATGATTATCTGACATTAATCAGACATGCAGATTTTGCGATGTATGTAGGTGCCAAACGGAGAGGAAGAAACAAGGTATCAGAGTATCAATCGATTCAAGCTAACGGATAAAGTAATTTCCCGGCTGGCGAGCCTTAAGGCGAAGCGTCATGCAAGTTGCACTTATATTTTTTCGTCTAAAGCATAAAAAGTATCTTTCCTAAAGAGAGATACTTTTTATTATTTAAAAAGAACTATAATATTTTTTGTAGTTTTAGTCAGATTTTACTAGTTTTTATAACTATAATCCATTTAAATAATATACAATAGAGTTACAAGAAATAGACATGAGGTGGGAAAGTGGAAATTATTATACAAATGGCTATTAGTGCAATTGGTCTAATTTTATTAGTTTTCTTACTGCCCGTCCCTTGGTCTTTATTCGGAAAAGGGGTTATTTGGTTCGCTTCCATTTTGCTTGGCGGGCTATTTATCATTTCATGGGAAATTCAGCCTAGGTTACAAACCATTCTGTTACATATTGGCTTGTTGCTTACTATGTGCGCTTTAATTATTAAGTGGTGGGGAGAACACTTTTATAAAAAAACTATTCAGCAAAAGAAACAAGTATCACACTCTCCACGGCCATTATTCAGTTATCAAAAGCAAATTGAAAAAGCCAAACTGGCTAAACCAGCTGATATCGTTGAACCAGCAGTATTGTCTTCTCTAAATGTGTTTGACGGTCAGCTAGTTATACATGCTGAGGAGCAAAATGAGTCAGCCGTAAATAAGGCTTCCGGCTCAGTCACGGAAGAAGAGCTGCAGTTCTTATTGCCGGAAATTCATAATAAACATGAGTTTCCTAGTTTCAGTCAAGACCAATCGTTGATCGAAGATGAACCGGGTTATCTCCTTGATGACTGGATCATTTCCGATGATAAGAACATTTCATCGGTTAATGTTTATGAAAAAGAACCGGCTGTTGAAATTGAACAGGAAAATGCAGAATTAGAAGCAGTGTGGAATGTTATTTCGTTTGACAAAAAGCGAAAAGAGCGGGAAAAGCCCGCACCAGTTTTAACAGATTTAGCTGAGATTGAACTTGATATAGATGTAAATACTGGAACAGACAACCTAGTTCAGAAAAATGATATAGAGTGGCCTCCATTCAATGAAATAGACAACTTAATAGAAACTGAGCCGATGTTTAATGAGGAGATTGAGAGAATAGCTTTACATTTGCCATCTTCTCTTGAAGACATTCAGATGGAACCCGCAGAAGAATTAGAGGATGAAGATTTAGAATCTCCATATACAGGCAGATCCATATTATTAAACGATGGAATCTCCAATTTATATAAGGAACGGGCAGAATCAGTGAAAAGGCAGAAGACTAAAGAGGAAAACCGACAGCCGCTTTTACAGAATGAGAAGCAGTTTTTAAAAGAACTGACCAATAGGTTCCGGGCATCAAGTGAATAAGAGGTGGGGCCATGAATGTTTGGAAGGGATTTCAACTATTTGTTTCGATTCTTTTAGGGAGTGTTATTTTTATTAGTCTTTTTCAATTGAGCGGTTTTGCTTTTGAAAGGTTTTTCAATCAGGCATTCCCTGCAAATACAATTATCGGAAATGTCGAAGTGTCAGGATTAACTAAGAATGAGGCAATCCCGCTTGTCATGAATGCTGTTTCCGACTGGAAGCAAAAGGCTCATTTTTCAATTGATGCAGCCGGTGAAACCTTTGTACTTGAAAATGATGCCTTTCACTTTGAAATCGGAGCTTCGATAGAAAATGCAAAGGAATCAATGGTTAATCCTGTCCTCGTTACATATTCAAAGCACCCGTTACAGACTGATTCAAATACAGATTTAGATTTGAATGAAATTGACAAAATCATTGCTGATATAGAACAAAAAGCGTCCTATTTACTTACAGAAACAGCTATAGTTAAAGTAGATTCTGTGCAGAAAGAAGCAGCTGAGCTAAACACAAAAGCGTCGATTTCATTAGTACGTTCCTATTCAGATTGGAATTATATAAGCGGACAAGCTCTACCCGAGTTTCAGCTTGGGCCAGGTGAGGCTTTTTCCTTGCTTCAATGGGCCGAAGAGAAATCATTAGATATTAACTCAGATGAGGACTTATCAAAGATTGCATCGCTTTTATGGGAAGGCGTTCTATCGACACAGTTGTCAGTGATTGAACGGCATACAAGTGAGAGTGTACCTGATGGAATCCAACCAGGTCTAGAAGCAAAAATTGATCGGACAAATAATGTAGACTTTCGTTTTATCAATGAAAGCGATACATCATTTGTCTTTAAGCTAGTCCCTATTAGCGAAACGAGTTTGGGTTTAACCATTACAAGCTTAAAAACCAACCAATTTGTTCGCTTCAAT
This genomic window from Bacillus oleivorans contains:
- a CDS encoding sensor domain-containing diguanylate cyclase, with product MVSSAKKIVIWTIWTILIPAGIVAAYFYFPPLLPERPTDMLWFLGLMIGAALMPFVVNRTTIAFVQWISMTVFLLYGLFIEILFMHIFLVFLLLRTKTRKGDLYRYPLNSIMIYIVSLLSGLSFYALGGDHQTFTLEKPFDLLLVIGYTLIYFVGNQASLMLFSRLFYNVKRRLMGKDIVWELASLVVIVPLGMALFILYKEIGVISTVLLGIPFFSVAFILRLYYSTDIVNDHLQLATEIGHELTQSLKAREVVDLFMKRITTIVPVSHAYILDVIDNKELQLIRRYEDGENKSLDIEPLLRYEGISGMVWGTKKAVLYSSKAEWESVAKGYMPESVESILCVPIMRNQKVVGVLLLATTEKRAYVKYQLMIVDILCSYLAIALENARNYELTKKESERCALTGLYNYRYFERLIEQEYQMLLERKYDNLSLILIDIDHFKSINDTYGHQSGNEVLRAIADRLQQFIGDTGIVARYGGEEFVILLPNISKKEALSIAETLRIMIANRPFILEQQLIQNRKRSFIRITASIGVANAPEDADDYLTLIRHADFAMYVGAKRRGRNKVSEYQSIQANG
- a CDS encoding VanW family protein, whose product is MNVWKGFQLFVSILLGSVIFISLFQLSGFAFERFFNQAFPANTIIGNVEVSGLTKNEAIPLVMNAVSDWKQKAHFSIDAAGETFVLENDAFHFEIGASIENAKESMVNPVLVTYSKHPLQTDSNTDLDLNEIDKIIADIEQKASYLLTETAIVKVDSVQKEAAELNTKASISLVRSYSDWNYISGQALPEFQLGPGEAFSLLQWAEEKSLDINSDEDLSKIASLLWEGVLSTQLSVIERHTSESVPDGIQPGLEAKIDRTNNVDFRFINESDTSFVFKLVPISETSLGLTITSLKTNQFVRFNIIQEKVLEPRTVIQFVSADDEKAGTTAAGKKGYSLKIIKEYVSADGDVVHTEVVAEDTYLPIYEIQYSVKQ